Sequence from the Fulvivirga ligni genome:
CATATTACTGATCAATAACAATGTAGATCAGATCAACGAGATTTTCACCGGCCAAGAGGTTTACGTTTGCATAGGACTTACTTATATAGTTTCTGAAACACTGCGGCTACTTATTATCTTGCTAGACAGGTTCTACTCGGTCACCATAGATAGTCAGCGCATATGGATTCAGTTCTTACTAGGCCTGGCCGTAAGCGTCATTGTAGTTTCAATCAGCATATCAGCCTATTTTGAGTATATCCTGAATTTCAGTATCACCCAGACTCAGCTGATTATTTTTAATATCATTTACGCAGTATCCAGCCTTATCTATAACCTGCTTTTTGTGAGCAATGACTTCTTGCATCGTCAAAACCTGGACAAAATAAAGCAGGAAGAAATGCTTACAGAAACCATTGAGGCTGAGCTTCTAAAATTTAAAAATGAAGTAAATCCGGAGCTATTTTATGATGCCCTGGAAACTCTTATCACACTGGTACATAAGAATGCAGAAGAGGCTGAAGACTACATAGACCGGCTTTCTCTGGTATATAGATACATTCTCGGTCATAGAAAAATAGAGTTATCTTCGGTATCAGACGAAGTGAATGCAGCTCAAAACATCATTCATTTACTGAATTTCAAGTTTAACCAATGCATCACCTTCAAAACAGATTTACCTCCTCAAAGTGGGAATATGCCAATGGTACCCGGAGTGCTGGCCAGCTTAATTGAAACAGTGATCAGAAATAGCATAATCAACAAGTTTAAGCCCATGCAAATAGAGCTCAGCCTTGAGACGGATGATGGCTATTTCATTTTACAGCATAAGCTGAATGATAAACTGATTATTTCAGAGAATAGAAGCCAAATCTTTAAGCAAATGCAAAATGCGTATGGATATTATAGCGAAAAACCTGTGGTTCATGTAAAGGCTTATGACATGAATTACATAAAAATACCTATACTTGAAATAATGGAAGACCAAGAAGCCATCTGAATATGAAAGTACTTATAATTGAAGATGAAGTGCCGGCAGCGGAAAAACTCGAAAGATACCTTTTAAGATATGACGCCAACATTGAGATTCTGGATAAGCTTACCTCGGTAGAAGAGTCTGTAGCCTGGCTTAAAAGGCACCAGGACAGAATCGACCTCATCTTCATGGATATTCAGCTCACTGATGGCAAAAGTTTTGATATATTCCCTTCCGTGAACGTGGAAAAGCCCATCATATTCATCACTGCCTTTGATGAATATGCAGTAGAAGCTTTTAAAGTTAATAGTATTGCCTACTTGCTCAAGCCCATCATATATGCTGATCTTGAAGCTGCACTAAATAAAATGGAAAGCCTTAGAAGTCATCTAAATCCAGGTGCTTTTAATATCAACCAGGCCTTACAACAGTTACAGAAAGATCAATACAAAACACGATTTATGGTAAAGCTCGGTGAGCACATTAAATCAATTACTACCGATAGTATTGAGCTATTCTATGCAGAAGGAAGAACGGTTTACCTCCTCACCAATCAGGAAAGAAAATTCATCATAGACTATAAACTGGAAGAGTTGGAATCTATGCTCGATCCTCAACAATTTTACAGAGCCAACCGATCATTTATAGTTAACATAAATGCCATTGAAGATGTGGTGGTCTATTCTAACAGTCGCCTGCAAATATCCACCAAAGTACCTTTCGATAAGGAAATAATTGTAAGCCGCGAAAAAGTAAACCCATTTAAAAACTGGTTTAACGGACATTAAATCAATGCTTTGTAATTAGCTTCTGCTGTGCTCTGAACATACTCGGAGTAAAGCCCAGCTTCTTTTTAAAGGTTCTGTTAAAATTAGAAACATTATTAAATCCGCTATCAAAACACACCTCACTGATGGAACGCTCAGTTTCTATAAGTAGTCTGGCGGCGTGTCCCAAGCGCAAATCTGTGATATAATCTGAAAAAGAGCTATTAGTACGTTTTTTAAAGAAATGACTAAAGGCCGACTCAGACATATTTACCAAATCTGCCACATCCTTAAGCTGAATTTTCTGATAAAGATTTTGCTTTATGTATTCATTCACCTTTTCTATTCTTCGGCTCTTAGCAATGGTGTATGAATCTATATATGAAGGAGAAGCGAGCATGCGCTTATTT
This genomic interval carries:
- a CDS encoding histidine kinase — translated: MKKLYIHNALFRILVPPFYGILIYLLILLINNNVDQINEIFTGQEVYVCIGLTYIVSETLRLLIILLDRFYSVTIDSQRIWIQFLLGLAVSVIVVSISISAYFEYILNFSITQTQLIIFNIIYAVSSLIYNLLFVSNDFLHRQNLDKIKQEEMLTETIEAELLKFKNEVNPELFYDALETLITLVHKNAEEAEDYIDRLSLVYRYILGHRKIELSSVSDEVNAAQNIIHLLNFKFNQCITFKTDLPPQSGNMPMVPGVLASLIETVIRNSIINKFKPMQIELSLETDDGYFILQHKLNDKLIISENRSQIFKQMQNAYGYYSEKPVVHVKAYDMNYIKIPILEIMEDQEAI
- a CDS encoding LytR/AlgR family response regulator transcription factor, which produces MKVLIIEDEVPAAEKLERYLLRYDANIEILDKLTSVEESVAWLKRHQDRIDLIFMDIQLTDGKSFDIFPSVNVEKPIIFITAFDEYAVEAFKVNSIAYLLKPIIYADLEAALNKMESLRSHLNPGAFNINQALQQLQKDQYKTRFMVKLGEHIKSITTDSIELFYAEGRTVYLLTNQERKFIIDYKLEELESMLDPQQFYRANRSFIVNINAIEDVVVYSNSRLQISTKVPFDKEIIVSREKVNPFKNWFNGH